From the Crassostrea angulata isolate pt1a10 unplaced genomic scaffold, ASM2561291v2 HiC_scaffold_118, whole genome shotgun sequence genome, one window contains:
- the LOC128169326 gene encoding uncharacterized protein LOC128169326, producing MSLAKKKPTWQSSEKYSSDKAVDGNLSLVGDSCTSEASPTDVTWMVDLEDIKSIAYIWITYRTDNAPFANSVFASRLLGFSVYVSNTTNKEDGHLCFHDSGNSISTISNFKSITCEVQGRFVIYYNTREGNDNKRPGYSTTAHLDLCEVVVIGCPLGFFGVKCSIPCPLSCRHCNYNTGKCLGACAPGFHGEACAKYSRSKYNMRRILKTTCQILE from the exons TGAGCCTTGCCAAGAAAAAGCCAACATGGCAGTCCTCTGAGAAATATTCCTCCGACAAGGCGGTAGATGGAAACTTATCGTTAGTTGGTGACAGTTGTACATCTGAGGCATCTCCAACTGATGTCACATGGATGGTAGACCTCGAAGACATTAAGAGTATAGCATATATATGGATAACTTATCGAACTGATAATGCACCATTTG CTAACAGTGTTTTTGCTAGCAGATTGTTGGGGTTTTCTGTATACGTGTCCAATACAACCAACAAAGAGGATGGTCATTTATGTTTTCATGATTCAGGAAATAGCATATCTACTATATCTAATTTCAAAAGTATAACGTGTGAAGTACAAGGCCGTTTCGTGATATATTACAACACAAGAGAAGGAAATGACAACAAAAGACCAGGTTATTCTACAACAGCTCACCTTGATCTGTGTGAAGTAGTAGTAATTG GATGTCCTCTCGGATTCTTTGGGGTCAAATGTTCCATACCTTGCCCGCTTTCTTGTCGACATTGTAACTATAACACAGGGAAATGTCTTGGAGCATGTGCACCCGGATTCCACGGTGAAGCTTGTGCAAAATATAGCCGAAGTAAGTACAACATGAGAAGAATACTTAAGACTACATGTCAGATATTGGAATGA
- the LOC128169325 gene encoding uncharacterized protein LOC128169325 codes for MAEGAGKGENPESRKELQVLIDQINSEPHYRVIPKDEYEMLVKNSHMSTKPPITSTPRAPFAHLGIGAKPKFSPRVSLPTPGLLNTSALYQNPNSNPVNLSTYQNPNPTPVKLPTFSGEQIQKGEVSFDVWSYEVRCLKTQYPESVILQSVRSSLKGTAREMLIPLGETATVDIILQKLDDFYGNVYTAENIMQSFYSDYQREDTNSEFL; via the exons ATGGCAGAAGGTGCAGGGAAGGGAGAAAATCCTGAAAGTAGGAAAGAACTACAGGTTCTCATTGATCAAATCAACTCAGAACCACATTACAGAGTGATTCCGAAAGATGAGTATGAGATGTTAGTTAAGAACAGTCACATGTCGACTAAGCCTCCCATAACAAGTACCCCTAGGGCTCCCTTTGCTCATTTAGGTATTGGTGCTAAGCCTAAATTTTCACCTAGAGTATCCTTACCAACCCCTGGGTTACTTAATACATCTGCTCTATATCAGAACCCCAATTCAAACCCTGTGAATCTCTCTACATACCagaaccccaacccaacccctGTAAAACTCCCAACATTTAGTGGAGAACAAATTCAAAAGGGTGAAGTAAGTTTTGACGTGTGGTCATATGAAGTTAGATGTTTAAAAACTCAGTATCCTGAAAGTGTTATTTTACAGTCTGTTAGAAGCTCTTTGAAAGGTACTGCCAGGGAGATGCTGATTCCTCTCGGAGAAACAGCGACAGTTGACATCATTCTTCAGAAACTTGATGACTTTTACGGAAACGTCTACACTGCAGAAAACATTATGCAGAGTTTCTACAGTGATTACCAAAGAGAAG ACACAAACTCAGAATTCCTTTAG